The Deltaproteobacteria bacterium sequence AAAAACCCCGTAGACGATCTTTTCCTCGCGCATGGTCAGCCCCCTCCCCTCCCGGCAGGAAGCCAGCAGTCCGGCCAGGGCCGGGCATCGCTCCGAAACGAGGGCCAGTTCGGGATAGGTGGCCGTCCATTCGGAAAATCGGGGATGTTCGAGGACCTGGCCGCCCCCGTCGCCAGTGGGTCCGGACCCGTCCAGGCCCGAGGCCGGGTTGAGTACAAGGCGGCCAAGACCGGCTTCCAGCCTAGCCCAGACGTCGCCCCGGACCTTGGGCCAGAATTCCGAGGCTTTGCCGGAAACACGATGAAGACCCATGGGCAGCTTGACCAGATTGCCCAGACCGGCCTCGCCGACCTTGTCCTGTTTGGGAAAAACCTCCAGATTGAAGGCGGTCAGATCCCGGCCGACCACGGTGGCGATGCGACCAAGAACGTGCCGGACCCGGGCTGCGGGCACCGGGGCTTCGAAGGCGAACCAGAAATGAAAGCCCTTGCCCCCGCTGAATTCCGTCAGGCAGGAGAGCCCGGCCTCGGCGGCCACCTCGGGCACCCGGTTGAGCATGAAGTCCCGATCCCGGTACACGGCCGAGCGCTTGGCCGAATCCAGCTTGCCTGTCCGCAGGCTCTTGGCCAGGTCGGCGTCGATGACGCCAAGACGAACGGTCCCCGGACCTTCCATGAGATAGACTCCATAGGTCTTTCGCCCTTGGAGATGATCCCGCAGATCCTGGGAGGTCATGGGCCGGCGCACGGGCACGTATCCGGCCGTGCCCTCGTTCCGGTTGGCCCATTGCCGGGCGAAGCAGTCCTCCCGGCCTCTGAAGACGTCCAGATACCGGCGCAACAGGTCGTCCTCCCGCCTGGCGGCCCTGAACGCTCCGTCCGGGACTGGATCGTCCCCGGATTCTGTTCTGGTGGGAATCTCGACATGGGAAAGATCCACTCCGTCTGGAGCAAGCTTGGTCAGGGCCATGGCTTCCGGTCCCCGGCCCAGGGCCGTGAGCAGGGCGGCCCGTTCGGCCCAGGCCGGGGCGAATTCCGGATGCGCGGCGTTGATGTGGCCCAGAATCCTGACCGCCAGATCGAGAAGACCGGCGCTCTGGGCCAGCAGGGCCCATTCCAGGGCCCGGTTGGGGGGCAGGACTTTCCAGACCGATTCGTTGGCCAGAATCCTGGCCGAGCGTTCCATGTCCTCGCCTCGGAGAACCCTGGCCCGTAGCGTGCCCAAAAGCAGGGCGAAATCGACTTTGGCCTTGGATTGTAGTTTTGCGTTGGCTGGATTCATGGTCGCCTGCCCCCTTCGGATTGATTCGCCCGGCTCCTGAATGCGGCACGGTCGGAGGGGATGACCGGTGGCCGCCTGAAGCCGGGCGAAATTTCATGGATATGTTTGTTCATCCTGCCTGGGCGAAAATTTTCCTCAATCGAGGCAGCAGGGGATAGCGTGGCCGCTCCGAGGCAATGGCCTGGGACAAGGTCAGGGCTTCGTCTCTCCGGCCTTGAGCCAGACAGGCCGCCGCCGTCCAGAACAGGCCGTCGGGATCCATGGAGCCGAAGACCTCACGGTGGAAATCGTCGGCTTGGCGGCCCATGGTCTCTGTCTCCTCGTACCTTCCCGCAAGATAGGCGATGCGGGCCAGGCGAACCAGGGAGACATGCCGGGAACGGCGATCTCGCGATGCCGAAGCCTCCAGCATCCGGGCGGCCTCCTCGTTCCGGCCCAGGGCCGTCAGACAGTCGGCCATAGTCCAGACCACGTAGGGGCGCCTGACCTTCTGAGGCACGGCTTGCACGGCCTGCAGCCCCTTGTCGGCCTCCCCCCGGGAAAGAAGAATCCTGGCCCGCAGCTCAAAGACATAGTCCACATCGGCCGGATTTTGACCGTGCAGGGCCGCATCCAGGGCCTTCAGAGCCTCGTCTGGTCGGGCCAGGGCGAATAGGACCTTGCCCAAGGCGAAATACTTGTGCTTGGGCGCCACCCAGTCCTTGCCCTCGTCCTCCCTGATGCAGGTTTCCACCAGGGGCAAGGCCCGGGATGGCCGCCCCAGCGTGTTCTCGCAGGAAGCCAGATTGTAGAGGGCCTTGACGTAGTTCTTTCGCTCTCGGGCCCGGGACAGACGGGTCTTGTCATCGTAGGCCTCCCAATTGTCCTTGGCCCGCTGGAAGTGAACCATGGCGTCTTCGGGCTTGCGCCGGAAATCGCGAACGAGCTTTCCCAGACGGTAGTGGTTCGTGACTCGGTCGGGCAGAATCTCGTTGGCCCTGGCGAAATGTCGCTCGGCCCTTTCGATGCGGGCCTTGCGCTCCGCCGGATGAAGGACGATCTCTCGGGCGTTGGCCGCCTGGAGGCTCCGGTACAGGGTGTAGCCAAGAGAAGCGTGGAGCCGGAAATCGTTCGGGTCCGCGGCCAGACAGACCTCCAGTTCGCGGATGGCTTCGTCAAGACGGCCGACCTGCCCCAGAGCAAAAGCCAGTTCCTCGCGTATCGGCCGGTCCAGACCGAACTCGACGAGTTCCGGATCCTTTTCTTCCACAGGAAGGAACAGGTCCAGGATGTCCGTCCACCGGTTGTCCACGGTCAATTCGCGGATTTCGATCAGCACGGCTTCCTGACGTCTGCGGGCCATGGTCACGGCTCCGGCGTCCCGGGCCAGGACGGCAAATGGATCATCGCTTGCCGGGACTTCGGAGCGGGGTTCGGCCTCGGGCCGGACAAGAATGCGGGCTGTATCGCTCATGGTCGTTCCTCCTGGACGGTCCTCGGCCGGGGCGAATCCCCAACGTCTCGGGCCGTTCATGATATGGAACGGTCATGGGAGGTTTGTTTTCAAAAAATGGATGAGCCCGAAACTGGAAGGAATACCCGCCGCGCGGTGGATGGGGATGGTGGACCTTCGGAGGTTGACCGATCCACGGCCTCGATATATCTGATTATCAGATAATCTGAATTTCATGAATCTGGAGGCAAGTACCATGCAAGCTGAAACAATCAAGGTCGGCAAGAGGGGAACCATTGTCATCCCCGCATCCATGCGGGCGAGATATGGTTTCACGGAAGGCTCGCAAATCATGGTCCAGGCCACGGATCAGGGGATGATTCTCCTACCGGCGGTATCCCTGCCTGTGGAAATGTATGGCTTGGATCGTCGGGCCGAATTTCTCCTGAACAATGCGGTCTCGGACGAGGAGTATCAAATGGCCAAGGCCGAAGTGCAGGCCATGGGTCTCGATCCCGACGATATTCCCCAGAGGGATCGAGAAGAACCATGACCATTCATCGGGTATTTCTCGATGCCAACATCCTCTTTTCCATGTCTTGGAAGCCGTCGAGCCTGATTCGGCTGATCGACTTGGCCCGGACCGGGCAATGCGCCTTGATGGCTTCAGGGTATGTTCTGGAAGAAGCTCGACGAAACCTGCCCAAAGCAGATCAAAAAACGGTGCTCGAGAATATAATGCGGCATGTGGCCCTTGTGCCCGAGGCCGACCCCACCATGGCCTGCCCTCTGGACCTGCCAAGCAAGGACCGGCCGGTGTTCATGTCAGCGGCCTTGGCCCAGGCCGATTTTTTTCTGACCGGCGACATCCGGCATTTTGGCCCCTTCTTCGGCCAGACTGTCCTGGGAGTTCGGATTCTCACGGCCCGGGAATACCTTCTGGAAGCGTGAGCCGTCGTCGTTGGCCAAAAGTTTTCCCTGAACTTCCACCCGGGGGCTCCTCGGCCCCCAGGGCCCGGGCCAGCACGGCCACGGCCAGGGTATTCATGGACACCCCTTCCTGTTTGGCCCGCAGACCAAGATCGGCATGCAGGGTTTTCGGCAAGCGGAGAACGAACCGCCCGCTCGCTTCGGGAACCCTCAAGGCCTTTCTCGTTTCAAGCCAGGAACGCTCGGCATCGGCGGCCTCGGACACGGCCTCAGCGATGCTCGAACCATCAGCCATGCATCCGGGCAGATCGGGAAAAGTCACCAGCCAACCGCCACCATCCTCTTCGCTCAGCGGCCGAACCTCGAACCTGTTCTGGGGATGATCAGGCATTGTCTTCCTCCTGCTTGCCGATCAGAGCCAAAAAACGGCGTACATAGATCGGCTTTATCGGCTTGTGGGAAGGAACGGTCAGGGATTCACCATCCGGGGCCACAAATGTCACGTGACTTGTCCCGGGTTGCCTCCATCGAATGCCGAGCTGCCTGGCCAGGGCCTTGAACTGTTCAATGCTCCAATCGTCTCTGGGATTGTTGCGCATGGCCAGAAGCAACTTTTCGTTTCTCGACATAATGATATCATATCCAGTATCAAGCTGTTGTCAATCACTCCCATCCAGCCACAAGAAGGGAAAACACCTCTTGGGTCATGGTCATCACCGATAGCTGAACGGAAACAACGTCTTCCGATTACGCAAGACCTCGTCCAGCACTCCAATCCAGTCTTTGGCGGTCAGAAGACAGGAGAAATGGTCCCTGTCCAATTCTCCGGACCGGACCGGCTCCATGGCCGCGGCCACATGATTCGGCGTTTCGGCATCGTCGAGAGCGCGTTCCCGCATGGCCGCCAGAGGCAGAAGGGCCATGACCCGGATGGTCGGACCGGATACTGGGGCCAGACAGAGATCCAGCGACTCAGCGAAACGCTTTCGAGCCTCGAACCGGTTCGGGGCCAAGAGCCCGAGATTGTATCCCAAAAGTTGGGAGGGATGGAGCCGATGCCCCTGTTCCGACAGCAGCCTTGCGAATCTGGCCTCGACCCGGTTCCTGAGGGGTTCGGGCAACATCCGCCCCCCGTCTACGTGGGCTCTGAGCAGAGCGTGAATCTGAAATGGGTCCATGGCCTCCACGGCCCAGTCATCATCGAACCGCAGATGTCCAATTCGGGCCAGGCTCTCCAGAGCCTCGTCGTCCCTTCCGGCCGAGGCCAGGGCCAAGGATTCGTAAATCAAGTCACGATTGCAGTCCGGAACGGTTTTCAAAACCTGAAAATCGCCAAAAGCCCGGATGGCTTTTTGAATGTGTTCCAGGGTCTGCTCGATATGCTCTGGCCCCCGAAAGGCCCAATGTTGGGCCATGGTGCCGTGGTATTGGCCCAAAATTTTCTTCACGCAGGGTCCGCCCGCGTTCTTGCAATGACGGGCCAAAGCCTTTTCCATTTCGTCGATGACCTCGGAGACCTCGGGCAGACCGACATAAGGGTCGGCCCGAAACAGAAAGGCGTTGTGTTCGATGCCAATGAGTCTCAGGAGGCTGGCCAGGAC is a genomic window containing:
- a CDS encoding AbrB/MazE/SpoVT family DNA-binding domain-containing protein, which gives rise to MNLEASTMQAETIKVGKRGTIVIPASMRARYGFTEGSQIMVQATDQGMILLPAVSLPVEMYGLDRRAEFLLNNAVSDEEYQMAKAEVQAMGLDPDDIPQRDREEP
- a CDS encoding type II toxin-antitoxin system HicB family antitoxin, whose translation is MPDHPQNRFEVRPLSEEDGGGWLVTFPDLPGCMADGSSIAEAVSEAADAERSWLETRKALRVPEASGRFVLRLPKTLHADLGLRAKQEGVSMNTLAVAVLARALGAEEPPGGSSGKTFGQRRRLTLPEGIPGP
- a CDS encoding tetratricopeptide repeat protein, with the translated sequence MNGPRRWGFAPAEDRPGGTTMSDTARILVRPEAEPRSEVPASDDPFAVLARDAGAVTMARRRQEAVLIEIRELTVDNRWTDILDLFLPVEEKDPELVEFGLDRPIREELAFALGQVGRLDEAIRELEVCLAADPNDFRLHASLGYTLYRSLQAANAREIVLHPAERKARIERAERHFARANEILPDRVTNHYRLGKLVRDFRRKPEDAMVHFQRAKDNWEAYDDKTRLSRARERKNYVKALYNLASCENTLGRPSRALPLVETCIREDEGKDWVAPKHKYFALGKVLFALARPDEALKALDAALHGQNPADVDYVFELRARILLSRGEADKGLQAVQAVPQKVRRPYVVWTMADCLTALGRNEEAARMLEASASRDRRSRHVSLVRLARIAYLAGRYEETETMGRQADDFHREVFGSMDPDGLFWTAAACLAQGRRDEALTLSQAIASERPRYPLLPRLRKIFAQAG
- a CDS encoding addiction module toxin, HicA family, with product MSRNEKLLLAMRNNPRDDWSIEQFKALARQLGIRWRQPGTSHVTFVAPDGESLTVPSHKPIKPIYVRRFLALIGKQEEDNA
- a CDS encoding DNA primase is translated as MNPANAKLQSKAKVDFALLLGTLRARVLRGEDMERSARILANESVWKVLPPNRALEWALLAQSAGLLDLAVRILGHINAAHPEFAPAWAERAALLTALGRGPEAMALTKLAPDGVDLSHVEIPTRTESGDDPVPDGAFRAARREDDLLRRYLDVFRGREDCFARQWANRNEGTAGYVPVRRPMTSQDLRDHLQGRKTYGVYLMEGPGTVRLGVIDADLAKSLRTGKLDSAKRSAVYRDRDFMLNRVPEVAAEAGLSCLTEFSGGKGFHFWFAFEAPVPAARVRHVLGRIATVVGRDLTAFNLEVFPKQDKVGEAGLGNLVKLPMGLHRVSGKASEFWPKVRGDVWARLEAGLGRLVLNPASGLDGSGPTGDGGGQVLEHPRFSEWTATYPELALVSERCPALAGLLASCREGRGLTMREEKIVYGVFGFLTRARTILHHALGNQPEYNPHLVDLKLSRLRGTPLGCRRIHELLGLTIDYCPFEKPVPYAHPLLHCPQWSTADSPKAERVNNLQDALDHLRASLDMVARFLPARS
- a CDS encoding PIN domain-containing protein, producing the protein MTIHRVFLDANILFSMSWKPSSLIRLIDLARTGQCALMASGYVLEEARRNLPKADQKTVLENIMRHVALVPEADPTMACPLDLPSKDRPVFMSAALAQADFFLTGDIRHFGPFFGQTVLGVRILTAREYLLEA